The genomic region TAATACAGGGTTTCCATCGTGCTTAATCTTACCTTCGTACACCAACTTTTCGAACTGTTTGGTAGGAAATGATATGGTAGCTATTTGTTGACTGAAAAAGGAAACTTCAATCCCTTTTTCTTCAAGATTATTAGCTACTTGAGATGCATTCCACTGGTCCATTTCCACACGGTTTACATTGTATGGATGGTGCGTAGCTATTACATTATCTTCTAAATAATTATAATCTATAGTATTGCCAGGAGTTGTGATGATATACCCTTGGTCTCTCCAATACCGATAAGGAACCCTATCTTCTTTACTTCTTTTTTCTATGGTATCTGCAGGGCAATAGAAAAATGGCTTTATGTACCTAAACCCATCTTCATCGGGTTCGCTAAGTATAATATCTGCGGTAATATCGGTAGTGGTAGATAGATCGATGGCACGGAAGCTTCCAAACTCGGTAAACTTACTCATTGGGATGCTTTCTACTTTATTTTGGTTCCATATTTCGGCAGGAATCCAAACAGAAGGCGCATCTACCCACAGGTTTAAATGCTTTGTTTTAAAATTTGGCGCTTTGCTTGGCTGGTTTTTTGCCTTTTGATATTCGGTTTTTAAGTAATTTATAGCGATACTTTCCCCTAAATTAGGGTTGCTTTTTACCCAATTATCAGGATTTTCCCAGTCGTCTTTCTCGTCCAGGTCGTGGATCATTATAAAAGTGGAATCATCTTCCTTAATTCCAGCCAATATTTCCTTACAAACATCTTCATATTGCTTACATACGGAGGCTACATTGAAACCAGCTGTGGTAATTAAGTAAATAAGTGGTTGTTTTCGCGCCCCCATAGCAGATTCCAAAACCTCGCGAACACCATCATCTTTATGCGCATGGTATTCATCTATAATCGCCACGGAAGGATTTAAACCATCCAATGTTTTGCTATCTCCACCCAAGAACCTAAAAACACCAAGGTTTTTACTAAACCTAATTTCCCTTTGAGTATTTTTAAAACCTATTTTTCGCAATCCTATGCATTTAAAAACATATTGGTAAGCCTGCTCCCATAATACCTTAGCCTGTGCTTCTTTTGTGGCACCTACATAAATTTCTGGTGCCTCTTCGTTATCAAAAGATTCGCAATACAAACCAAGCCCTGCCAACACCGCCGTTTTTCCGTTTTTACGGGCTACTTTTTCGTAAACAGTTTTTATAACCCGTACCCATTCGCCTTTTTCGTTCTTTTTTTTCCAGGCAAATATGTTGTATAATGTAAATTGTTGGTAAGGGGTTAATTTAAATGGCTGCCCTGCCTTTGGCCCTTTGGTATGCTGTAGGAAAATCTCAAAGAAATCTAATACATGCATCCCGTTACCGTGATCTAGTACATACCCTTTTTTCTCTGCATTTTCTACCCAATTAAAAAAACGATCTACCGCCTGCTTAACGTAAACCCCGGTTACTATTTTACCGGAAGCTACATTAAAAGCGTATTGAAACGGCACACTGTTTTTTATTTTGGGATCTAGGTTCATTAAAAAGCGTTTTTACGTTGGTTAAATCCTTCAAATAGATCTCCTTGCGATGGATCCATAGAACCTTTTAGCTCTTTTTCGCTTCGTGGATCTAAGCCAAATTGTTTAAAGCATTGCATAATTGCTTTTTCTGCATCCCGTTTTAAGGTTACTTCTACAGAAATATTTTTGGCACCACTACTAAATTTCTGTATGTATCCAGAACCATGGGTATTTTTATTCTTGGTTCTAATCTCACGAATAGCCCATTCCCATTGTTCGTAATTTTCGGCCAAAACTTCCAAGGCCGGTAGATGAATTCTTTTTAACTGGTTTCCAGAAATTAAGATGGAACCAAATCTTTTATAATGGGCTTTTGCCTTGCTACCAAAATAAGTTGGCGGCGATGGAAGCTTCTTTAAATAATCTGAACCTTGATCTAAACCTACTACTTTCATAATCTTATATTTAGACCCCCCCTCCAAAAGTTTCACTTAGTAAAATTTTGATTGAGTGGTGATGTTTACATGTTATTGCTTTTCGTGATTAATACCCCTACCCTCTTTATATCCATGCGCCTCTTTACCAGACTTTTGATTGTGGTGAAAATGACAAAGAGACTGCAAATTATCTTCAGAAAACTTAGATCCACCGTCCTTAATCCTAACAATGTGATCCGTAACTTCAGCTGGTGTTATATTATCTTCTTCTAAACATTTTACGCATAAAGGATTATTATCCTTGTAACGTTTACTCACTTTCCTCCACGAACTAGAGTTATAGAAATCATAGTCAGATATAGCTCTATCAAATGCCTTGCGATCTGGCTTCCAATTTCTTTTTATTTTCTTTGGTCTGTTTGGCATTACACAAAAGGATTATCATCATCCCCAAAAGCTTCATCTAGCGAACCTACAGGAACTTTATTATCAATATATTCTGCGGTGTCGTTATGGTCCTCGACATCTATAAATTTTGTTTTGTCGCCCACCCATTTAAGCAACGCTGTACCTACGCTACCGCCACGGTATTTAGCAAATATTATTTCTGCATTAGCTCCTAACTGAACACAGTGTTTTTGCGCAGCACTATCGTAATCCTCTTCCTGTATCTCGATGCCGTAATAATCTGGACGGTAGATAAATTCTACAATATCTGCATCCTGCTCGATTGCACCACTGTCCCGAAGATCACTAAGCACTGGTCTCTTGCTTCCTCCCCTTGTCTCTACACTTCTACTTAATTGCGACAGTGCTATTACTGGTATATCCAACTCCTTTGCCAATCTTTTCAACCTTCTCGATATAGAACTTATTTCAGCTTCACGGTTTCCTTTTACGGTTCGATCTCCCATCAATTGCAGGTAATCTATTATCAAAAGTTCAATTCCATAGGTACGCTTCCAAAGCTTTGCCTGCATTACAATATCTGTGATATCATTATTCCCGCTGTCGTCAATAAACAATGGATATCCCTTCATCCTGTTTTGATGCGCGCTGTATGTGGTAAAGTATTCCTGCTTTTCAAAACCTGTTTTAAGCAACTGCTTTAAATGGAAGTTGGTATCGATCGCTACCGCACGTGCCGTAAGCTGGTGCACACTCATTTCCAATGAAACAACACCAACAGGTACGCCGTTTTTTACATTTTCTACCGCCGTCTTTAAAACTTTAGAAGTTTTCCCCATCCCAGGACGTGCAGCAATAATTACTAAATCTTGTTTTCTATAACCACCTGTATATCGATTGGTACGTAAAAAACCAGTATCTACACCAACCAACGGGGAATCATCGCTGTGGCTGGACAAGTGCTGAACTTCTTCTTTTAAATGCTCTAAAGCATCGCTAAAAGAAACTGTTTTTCGACCCCCAGAAGTAATCTCCGCAACTTTATCGAACTCTTTTTGCCACCTGTCAATCAATTCCACAACATCTGTACTTTCATCATAGGCCAAAGCCGAGATCTGCGAATTAAACATCACTATCGATCTTTTGAGGTATTGTTGAAGCACTATTCTGGAATGATACTCTGCATGGGCACTGCTTGAAACCTTTTTGGTTAACTGTATCAAGAAATAATCACCGCCAACTTCATCCAGCGTCCCAAATTCCCTTAGTCTTTTGGAAACCGTCAACAAATCGATTGATTGCCCTTTGGTGTAAAGATCTTGAATTGCTACGTAGATTTTTTGATGTTGAGGCTTATAAAAGCAATCTGAGGTTTTTAATATTTGCATTACTTCATCCGCTGCCTTTACATCGATCATTAAAGCGCCCAATACAGCCTCTTCCAAATCGATGGCTTTAGGGGTTTGGTATTTAGTTTCAGGTTTCATATTGCGTTTTTGGTATAGTTTGGTTTAGGTAAATTACTTTCTGGCGTGTTTTTGTAAACTTTCATTCCCTGGCGTTCGATCCAATTCAAAGCATAGAGATTTAACCTACCCCGAATTACCCGATCATTGTACTCCAATTTTTCTTTATCGAAAACAGCGTTGAAAGAAGCCGTGAATTTTTCGAAATCATTTATTTTATTTTGAAAGTCCATTAAGAACTTTTCATTTTGAGATGGATAATTTTTTTTGAAAAAATCTAGAGCGCTTCTCTCTATTCTTTTTGTATTATTAATACTTGTATTATTATCATCATCATTTTCTAAATAGGGGTATTTAGTTTTCTTAATAGGGGTATTTAGTTTTCTAAATAGGGTGTTTAATATTCTAACTACCCTTTTTGTGATCTGTTTTCCCTCTTTTTCAATATCAATTTCGATGTATTTTTTACGCTCCAATTCTTTTAAAATTTGCGTACATCTACCTTTAGAAATTCCAAAAAATTCAGAGAAATATGCATTCCCGGCAAAGCAACCTTTTTCATTATCCAAACTATCAATTTCAACCAAAAAAAGCTTTTCCATGATCGTTAAATCCTTATCCAACCAAATTTGCTTGGGTATCCAAATTCCCTTAAAATCTCTTTCCATTTCGTTTAGGTTTTAAATGTTGTTTTCAGCCAATTTAAGAAGGCTTATTTTTGTTTTTTGAAGGTTGGTAACGCTGTTCACGATATCACACATTTGCTTAGCTTTAGGTATAAAATTTTCGTCGTTCTGCACCCTTTCAAAAGCATCCATCAAACCATCGTTAAGCTTATCGTAGTCTACCCTACCAAACTTTTGCAAAAACGGACTGTTATCGGCTTTGGTGGTTAAAGAAGAAAGCGA from Galbibacter sp. BG1 harbors:
- a CDS encoding HNH endonuclease; translated protein: MPNRPKKIKRNWKPDRKAFDRAISDYDFYNSSSWRKVSKRYKDNNPLCVKCLEEDNITPAEVTDHIVRIKDGGSKFSEDNLQSLCHFHHNQKSGKEAHGYKEGRGINHEKQ
- a CDS encoding P27 family phage terminase small subunit, whose protein sequence is MKVVGLDQGSDYLKKLPSPPTYFGSKAKAHYKRFGSILISGNQLKRIHLPALEVLAENYEQWEWAIREIRTKNKNTHGSGYIQKFSSGAKNISVEVTLKRDAEKAIMQCFKQFGLDPRSEKELKGSMDPSQGDLFEGFNQRKNAF
- a CDS encoding MarR family transcriptional regulator codes for the protein MERDFKGIWIPKQIWLDKDLTIMEKLFLVEIDSLDNEKGCFAGNAYFSEFFGISKGRCTQILKELERKKYIEIDIEKEGKQITKRVVRILNTLFRKLNTPIKKTKYPYLENDDDNNTSINNTKRIERSALDFFKKNYPSQNEKFLMDFQNKINDFEKFTASFNAVFDKEKLEYNDRVIRGRLNLYALNWIERQGMKVYKNTPESNLPKPNYTKNAI
- the dnaB gene encoding replicative DNA helicase, whose protein sequence is MKPETKYQTPKAIDLEEAVLGALMIDVKAADEVMQILKTSDCFYKPQHQKIYVAIQDLYTKGQSIDLLTVSKRLREFGTLDEVGGDYFLIQLTKKVSSSAHAEYHSRIVLQQYLKRSIVMFNSQISALAYDESTDVVELIDRWQKEFDKVAEITSGGRKTVSFSDALEHLKEEVQHLSSHSDDSPLVGVDTGFLRTNRYTGGYRKQDLVIIAARPGMGKTSKVLKTAVENVKNGVPVGVVSLEMSVHQLTARAVAIDTNFHLKQLLKTGFEKQEYFTTYSAHQNRMKGYPLFIDDSGNNDITDIVMQAKLWKRTYGIELLIIDYLQLMGDRTVKGNREAEISSISRRLKRLAKELDIPVIALSQLSRSVETRGGSKRPVLSDLRDSGAIEQDADIVEFIYRPDYYGIEIQEEDYDSAAQKHCVQLGANAEIIFAKYRGGSVGTALLKWVGDKTKFIDVEDHNDTAEYIDNKVPVGSLDEAFGDDDNPFV
- a CDS encoding terminase large subunit codes for the protein MNLDPKIKNSVPFQYAFNVASGKIVTGVYVKQAVDRFFNWVENAEKKGYVLDHGNGMHVLDFFEIFLQHTKGPKAGQPFKLTPYQQFTLYNIFAWKKKNEKGEWVRVIKTVYEKVARKNGKTAVLAGLGLYCESFDNEEAPEIYVGATKEAQAKVLWEQAYQYVFKCIGLRKIGFKNTQREIRFSKNLGVFRFLGGDSKTLDGLNPSVAIIDEYHAHKDDGVREVLESAMGARKQPLIYLITTAGFNVASVCKQYEDVCKEILAGIKEDDSTFIMIHDLDEKDDWENPDNWVKSNPNLGESIAINYLKTEYQKAKNQPSKAPNFKTKHLNLWVDAPSVWIPAEIWNQNKVESIPMSKFTEFGSFRAIDLSTTTDITADIILSEPDEDGFRYIKPFFYCPADTIEKRSKEDRVPYRYWRDQGYIITTPGNTIDYNYLEDNVIATHHPYNVNRVEMDQWNASQVANNLEEKGIEVSFFSQQIATISFPTKQFEKLVYEGKIKHDGNPVLTWMLSGCVIYRDANENIKVHKGQSHAGNKRVDGIIACIMALGGSLTGESENNESQYNDPNAEVFI